Part of the Kamptonema formosum PCC 6407 genome, GGACTGTATGGTGGTTGAAAAATAAGTAAAATGTTATCCGGTATTTTTAGCCTACTACTTTTAGTTTTTTTTAAACTCTATACCCGCCGCTTTGTCTTTTTTGATGCTCGAACGTCTTGGTACTTTTAATTTAGCTTTCATTCGATAGTGTAATTGCTTGTGTAATGTTTGATACTTGACTGATATTTGATATTTCTCTTCTACCCACTTACCAATTTCTTTATAACTTTTAAATTCACATGATTCCTCACTTAATTTCTCTGATAATCCAGCTATTACAGATGAAGGGATTACTCTAGGTCTACCAGTTGATTTTCCGATTTTTAGCAGTGCGGGTAGAC contains:
- a CDS encoding helix-turn-helix domain-containing protein, which translates into the protein MKVNYQERIDLSVGELKIILSQQRTITNRQKIQALYWLKAGLSPSLTDVAERLGVHRITVNRWLKQYSFGGLPALLKIGKSTGRPRVIPSSVIAGLSEKLSEESCEFKSYKEIGKWVEEKYQISVKYQTLHKQLHYRMKAKLKVPRRSSIKKDKAAGIEFKKN